The Oncorhynchus mykiss isolate Arlee chromosome 5, USDA_OmykA_1.1, whole genome shotgun sequence DNA window CACACAAACAGTTTGGTGTGGCAGGCTGAGCAGTAGGGTTTCCCTGCCTGCTCCTTGAATTCTCCCTGACTGAGTTTCCTCAGACAGAAAGCACACACAAAGTGCTCAGGGTGGAACTTGCGCTCCATAGCCGAGATGCAGCACCCAGAGATGGGCTCTCCACAGCCCCCACACAGTGTATCCTGGCGGGAGTGGAAGTGCAGAGAGCACAGGGGACGACCATCCAGCTCCAGGAAACAACCATCGGGGAAGGACTTCAGACAGTCCTGGttagaaagggatagagagaattagaaagagagagagaaaacgtctTCTATCTAGTTGGTATAGATTAGGCCTACTCTTTTTTTGGAGATTGAGGACGATTATGGTAAATGGGTAATGTCAGGACAATGATGTATTGTGGCTGTTGGCTGTTCAAAGCGTATTGTTTGAGTAATGGCAGTAGTTTCTAAGCCGAAGCCATGTGATCTGTGGTGAGAGACTCACTGAGCAGACGAAGCAGTTGGGATGCCAGGTGCCGTTGGCTGCAGTCAGGAAGTTCTCTTTCACAGGCTCTCCGCAGCCAGAGCACTTTGGAGCAAAGAGATGGTAAAAGTCTCTGTGGCAGTACGGCTTCCCGTCCTTCTCCAGAAAACCTATGGCACATCAAAGGACACATACGCAAAGAGAGAAGAGTGTTCTCTGTCACACTGTGGTCTATAACTTATGTTACCCTATAGGGAACAGTAGTAGTTGTGGTGCCATCTGTCAGGCAGATAGATGTGTGCTCCCTCACCTTCAGGCCCAAAGCACTCCCCACAGTGGGAACAGAAGAAGTGCTCAGGGTGCCAGGTGCAGTCCATCGCTGTCAGGATGTTCTGAGAGTGAGGTCAAAGAGCCCAGCATGCGGTGAGGTAAACCCAACAACAACTTAACGGATCTAGAGAGATGGTGAGTTGGCTTTGTGCAGTGTTAGATAATGGTGATACTGTCCAATCCAAAGAGAAGGTGTTGTACCTTCAGAATGGGGCCCTTGCAGTAACTACAGCGGGGTGAAAAGAGATGCTGGTAGTCTTTCTCACAGTaggccttcccctccctctcaaaGAAGCCAATGGTGCCCAGCTCAGCCgtacacaccacacaaacaaaGTGTTCTGGGTGCCACACCTGGCCCAGGGCTGTGATCATCTGCAGAATGATAGAAAGAAAAAGTGATAATATATTCCCACTTGGCATGGAcatcaacgtctattccacgttggttcaacataatttcaaTGAAACgaagtggaaacaacgttgattcaaccagtttgtgcccagtgggttgtttcACATACTGGCAATGGTACTGTCGATTGATCATCTTCACCTATACTGCTATTTAGAAAGAAGGATTTTGTAAATTATTTGGCAGCTCAAGCTGTTTACCTTTCCCACAATGACCTTTCCACAAGAAGCACAGTGACCCTTGGCCGTGGTGTGTACACCCATCTTCTCCATATCAGAGCTCAGGCCTCCCAGAAGGTCATCTATGGTGTCTGTTTTTCCGTGTGTTGAGGCCTTGCGCTCCAGATCAGAAGTCTTTGGGCTGTTTGTGCTCTCATCTTTCACTTGTGTGTCATCCATTTCTTTCTTTTCTCCAATCTGTTTCTTCTTGACTGACTTCTGGACAAGCGGTGGTGGGGTTGAGGGAGAAGGGTCTGGCAGCTAAAGATGAGAAAAGTCAATGTGTCCACAAAACAGACTTGCATCCATTCATATACatgaatgaaaaatgaaaatgaaattaaTGTTGGTGGCACTAGTAGTACTAAAGCTTCTGATATTTGTTTAGCTTGCTTACACTGCCCTCTGCTGTCAGATTAGGTAAACTTCACTGAAAGACAGTCGTCCTCTGTTCATGCTCTGAGCAACAGTGTATTTATTCACTGATATATGTTTCCTCACCCCCATCTCCAGGTCAAGCAGCAATTCATCCATTATGGAATCCAGCTCTCTGGAAGCAGAGCGAGGGCTCAGCAGACCAGCCTCCATTGGAGCTGGTAActcactgacaaacacacagagaaaacCACAAATGAGCACTGGTATACAGTGGACACTGGACAATTACTTAAATCTGTGGTAACTATGAATCTGAGTCTTAGCTCTATCTGTATGGTCTCACCCAGTGTCATTACATATGGCTATCTATGGGCTGACATACCAGTGGCTGACCTGTATACATTGGTGCTATCTGGCTCCTTTCCTTTCCTTGGATGGAGACCAACAGAACACACCTTTGGGACCTGCAGGAAATGCCACTTAACACATATGGCTAAAAAATACATCCAGTTGAAGTAACTGGACCAAAGACTAAACAACAACTGCTAGATGTGATTTTATCATTACCTGTCCATATGTGTTGGctgtatctctttctttcttctgaGACGACTCTGGACCAGTTGAGTTAAAAGCCAACTCCTCTAGGAAAAGGTctgtaacaaacacacacacatatatatgatGTGGTAGGTACTATAATTCAGAAAATGCATTTCTAACAGAATTCCTCTGAGATAAGCTGCAGTTCCTCATTACGGTCACCTCTTGCAGACTGCAAGGTGCACCCATTGATCTGCTGTGGTTGCTATATACAGTGCTGCTTCCTGAGGAAGTGGTGGAAGAGATGCTATAgttacagacaatatcttcacACTAAAAGGGACACTTTTGAAACTGCTGCAATCCTCTATGACTAACAGCGTTGCTCTTAACTCACACATAATCTGTATGAAAGGGAACGTTACATATAACTATTAAGTAATTGTGTTTATTTTAAGACATTTTATCATAAGTTCTTCATAAGTAAATCATGACTGCAATGGTGGAGCACAAACCCATGAAAAAAAAATTGAAGTGAAAACAAACTCTTCTATTAAAAACACACACTTATATTAATAATAATCGCTATCCACTGTCTTTCTCACAATTTGGTTGGTAGTGACTTCCGTCAACAACGTCAGGaatccatctgtctctcaacaGAGATAACCTTCTGTGGTTCACTGTGAATTTACATTGACAATCATATCaacaaaaacacaatttaaatAGGTATGATAGAACACATGACATGTTCAGCGTGACCAATGTAATGCAAGGCAAGCATTAATTCACCACACACCATAAAACATGTTCATGTACACCTCCTGAGCAACTTCCTTTTTTAAACTTATTTATGCTCATACCTATCAATGTGTATTCCCTTATAGTTTAATCTATTGCATTTTGTTTTATATTTAATCATCACAACAGAAGCAGAGGAAAAAATACTCACCCAGGTCATCCATGCTTGGAAAATATACTTGTGCACTCTGTGAATGAGCCTACGTGttccagggtgtgtgtgagtgtgtgtctgtgtttgtgtgttggtttACTGACAGTTAATTGGCACACATCCTAAAAGGATGATGTCATaatcagatgaacttgtggatatgATTTTTAtatctctgcgtgcagtttgaaggaagttgctaactagcattaaagCAATGACAGGAAGTCTATAAGTATCTATGGAGCACTCTAATCACACATTTTATTTCACCGGGTGAAAAGAAACATCTCACTTGatccttaaagggatacttctgtATTTTGGCAATGGTATACACGAGTTCATTTGATTCTGGGGAAATAGATAAAGGGCCAAATTGCCAAAATCTTGAATTATCCCTTTAATCAGGTCAAACTGTCATTTCCttttgtctgttttttttgtttacttGAATTTCTCTGAGTGCACTGCTACCTTCCTGAAGACACTGGATACCTTCTAAGATATTTCTACTCATGTTTCTCATGTTTCTACTCATTTCTACTCATGTTCATAATAAAACATGTTAAAGGTCAATTCATGACCTGGTGAGAAGTTATACAAAGCTCAGGTTGTATGTACATACACGTTTTATCAACCACTATCTTCTAAATGCTGATGATATATGGGTTAAATGGTCAACTATCAATATGAAAGGTGAGAGAGCAGTCCTCCTTATCTGAAAATTGAATAGGGAAAGAGTCAAAGTTTATTTAACTTGCTTAATAATGGTGTAACATAGGTGAATAGATTGTTCCACTTCATAATAGTTCAATATAATAACATAATGGGAAGGTTTTCAGTAGACATATTTATGACAACGTATATTTTTGCATATTGATTACATAATGCCATAAATTGTTGACATCATGACATCTcaatataatgacattattacagtGTAATTGTGTGATGACAAAATGAGTTCATTTTGTGAGCATCATTACATTATTATGACATCATAATGCATTTCATATCCATTtatatcagggatgggcaactttgatttgggtgggggccacaaaaaatctgaactctTCATCGGTTGCTCgaggtctgcgtacccacatcccAGCAGGtaattcaattcaaatcaaagcaaactttatttgtcacatgcgctatATACAACAAGTggagaccttaccgtgaaatgcttacttacaagcccttattaaccaacagtgcagttcatgaagagttaagaaaatatttaacaaataaacaaaagtaaaaaattataaaaagtaacacaataacataacattaACGAgtttatatacagggggtaccggtaccgagtcagtgtgcgggggtaccggtaccgagtcagtgtgcgggggtacaggttagaggtcatttgtacatgtaggtaggggtgaagtgacaatgcatagataataaaaacagcgagtagcagcagtgttcaaaacaaatggaggattgggagggtcaatgtaatagtccagtggccatttgattaattgttcagtagtctactggcttgggggtagaagctgttaaggagccttttggtcctagacttggcgctccggtatgcttgccgtgtggtagcagagaaaacagtctatgacttgggcgactggagtctctgacaattttacctATTATAATGGTCCTAGATtgcaggaagctcggccccagtgatgtactgggccgtacggactaccctctgtagcgccttacaggcgagcagttgccataccaggcggtgatgcaactggtcaggatgctctcgatggtgcagctgtagaaccttttgaggatctggggactcatgacaaatcttttttgtatcctgagggggaaaaggttttgtcatgccctcttcacaactgtcttggtgtgtttggaccatgatagatcatgggtgatgtggacaccaaggaacttgaaactctcgaccagctccactacagaagtcgatgttaatgggggcctgtttggcccgccttttcctgtagtccacgatcagctcctttgtcttgctcccattgagggagaggtcgttgtcctggcaccacactgacagttctctgacctccttcctatcgGCTGTCTCATTGTTagcggtgatcaggcctaccactattgtgtcgtcagcaacgttaatgatggtgttggagtcgtgtttggccaccagtcatgggtgaacagggagtacaggaggggactaagtacacacccctgaggggccccagtgctgaggatcagcgtagcagacatgttgttgcctactcttaccacctgggggcggcccgtcaggaagtccaggatcaagttgcagaggaaggtgtttagtcccagggtccttagcttagtgataagctttgtgagcactatggtgttgaatgctgaactgtagtcaatgaacagcattctcacataggtgttccttttgtccaggtgggaaagggcagtgtggagtgcaattaaGAATGcgccatctgtggatctgttggggcggtatgtgaattggagtgggtctagggtatccaggaggatgctgttgatgtgagccatgaccagcctttcaaagcacttcatggctaccgacgtgagtactatggggcggtaatcatttaggcaggttaccttcacttccttgggcacagggactatggtggtctgcttgaagcatgtaggtattacagactcggtcagggagatgttgaaaatgtcagtgaagacacttgctagttggtcagcgcatgctttgagtacacgtcctggtaatccatctggccccgcggctttgtgaatgttgacctgtttaaaggtcttgctcacatcagctaccgacagcgttatcacacagtcatccaaaacaactggtgctctcgtgcatacttcagtgttgcttgcctcgaagcaagcatgtTAACAAGTTTCGATAACTGGCCACAAGACTGGCCGTAATCTACTATTTAACTCACAACATTAAGTTGAGACCCTGAGttctccccccaaaaaatgaaatgttttatttttcacaTACACCGAACagatgcagtgaaatgtgttgttttacatggtcagccatagtagtacactGCACGTAGAGAAAATTAGGTGTATTAATCTAGCAATGTGTGTTTCACAGAAGATTAAAATAAACTGTAGCCTACGACAATGTTACATTATGAGATTACAATGTTTCAATACACAAGAAACAAATGTATCATTTCTGAAATGATGGAACAGTTATAAcacagattatccattatattgaccagatacCCATAGGgcagctcacaattggcccagcgttgtctgggtttagTTTTGGCCAGagaaggccatcattgtaaataacaatttgttcctaactgacttgcctagttaaacaaaggttaaataaaataaatactaatGGCTgctctaacaatgaaaataaatggcCAGTCGAGTGGATCAGTTTTGTCAGGTCTGTGACCATCGTTGGTCACCacctttcaaagtgtgttgcattatgaAGATTAAAATGGTCCGACTTGTGCCTACATGTCTACTGCTTGAACTTTACAAAAACCATGTCATCAAAAGTAATGAAGTTTTGACTGCAGTCGACTGCAAGTTTCTGCAGTTGCTCATCATCAATGTCATGCTGCAGCCATCGCCTGCATTGTGGGAGACTCTATTGTCAACCAATAATTgagggtgtttttgtttgacccacaCGACCAAAGTCGTGACCAAAGACATGACTGAAATAGAAACCAACTTTGCCGCAATTCACGCAAATCGTGTATACAGTGGAAATGTAAACATGTATGAATGTGATATTTGAGGCTCTCTCACCAATTGATTGTACAATGTATACACATACATGTTcaatttatgtgtgtgtgtgtgatattggaTATGGAAACTACATCAGTGTTCGACTTTTGGCTGTCGCAGATACACCTCCCCCAACTTCCCTCCTCGACTTTCGTCTACAGTCGGTTGCTTTCACCTTACCACTCAAACGAGCccatttgcttgaaaattgtgaGGCAGTCTGGGGTAagcaagatcaggtgggaccattctagccaatgagagggcagatacgcgAGTGACCAACGGGCACAACGTTTTCCACCAGATACCACAAAGTCCAAATTTGCGAtcataaaatgtgctttttggtcttcatttaaggttaggcgtagggttagcagtgtggttagggttaggtttcaaatcacatgttaagaagagaaattgtagaaataggctaGGTTTATGACTTTGGTAACTATTGACGACCAGGCACAACTCCGatataaatgtttttttctcaaagtttcCGGGATATCACGTATCCTACTTATATCAAAAACTGGTAATAACCTAGtcattacgaaacttctattcgatcaTCAATTAAATCACACGTAGAAAATAATAATTTCAATGTTTTGTTAACTACATTCGACattctctcattgacctccatacaaaaccCCCTCGCTTAGTGAGCGAAAAAAACTTAAAAAATCGCCACCTGCTACCGATTTTGACCCACTTATCCTTCTCGCTTCGACTCTTCCTTTCTTATTATAATGTCACACATTTGCCGTGGTGGTTCATGGGAAGAAAATTTGCCACCTCCCACTTCCTCTGTTCCTGTTTATATTTCTCCCTATTCAATTGTAGTTATTGATAGAGCTTTGAGTAGAGTGATGAATGAAAGGCAGTGTGATTTCTTATAGTTTACCAGTATTATTAGTATTTTAGCAGCAACATCACTCCACAATCGTACAGACAGTAGTCGATTGGAATCTACTACCAGGGGTTGCGTCTTAGATCTTAAAAGGGCAACTGAATCATGGCGGGTGGGACCCCTTAGAATTGACAAGACTGAGTCAACTAAACATAACGAGGTGAGGTGGACCTCTCTTTTAGAATAAGcaaatgtaaaataaaacaaCACATACATTTACACAGTGATcttcaaaaatacattttcacatgAATGTAGTCGTGAGCGTTTCACACATTTCAGTTTACCCTCTCATTCTGAACAGCTCTTTTGTTTTATTAGGTGTCAAAGGATGGGGGAAATAATTTCAGCTGTCATATTTTGACACTCAAAGGCATTTTATGGTATTTCAATGATTATAATGGCCAGTGTGAAGTTAAACATTGAGATATTTTGTAAAACTACCCTCTTTCTTGTTGTTTATGCCATGGGTGATGGAGCAGATGAATGACCCTTTGACAATGGTGTCGGAGTCTACTCCAGACACCATCAGACAGCAGAGGCGCAGGGAGCTGGACGCTCGGCGGAGTAAGTCTCGTGTGCGTCTGGGGTCATGCCTGCAGAGCTGGGGTCAGCTGAAGAACCACCTGGGATTCTCTCTGCACTCTGAGCTCGCCAACTACCTACTGCAGAGGTAAGGCCTCAGACCAGACTGGACTGGTGGTGGCACTGGTAACAAACAGCACACAATCTTCACAGCTCATCTTTATTACACATCTATAACATTGGAGTAATATGATGTTGGCTATTATTCATTTTGTTAAATTTCTTTTCACTCTCTTCTCTTCAGCTATTTTTCTAAAGTGTGTGCCAAATGTTCAGGTAAAGACCAGTTCCCATAACATACAGTTTACAGTTTCATTAATGTGAATATGTATGAACAAAGCCTGTGTTTtttgaatgatgatgtaaaaGTGTGTTTGGTCTTGGTCCACTAGACAATATGAAAGGAGATACGACTGCCTTGGTGACATCAAGAGAATCTCTGCATCACCTCGCCCTATTGGTCCACACCCACGGGCAACAGTGCCCCTTCCCACCAACCCTCCAATCTGACACTGCCAGAGAGAAGCAAGCAGCTGACACAGAGGGAAGCCAGTCAAAGGGAGAGGCAGTGAAGCAGAGAACAGGCCCAAAGCACTTACCACCTCAGACAGGTGTGAAGGACTGTAGTTCTCCAGAGGATGGCCTCTCCCCATGTGCTCTGGGGAAGGAAATGAGAGAACCCCCGGATGTGTTAGAGGCAGAACTGTGTCTGCACTATGTCTGTGAGGGAGGGCATCTGCTTTCATGGCAACCTAGTCAGAGTGACTGTGATGAAAAGaggggggcaggagagagggaaggagagattgTGGAGGGGGATATTACCCCTGCAGGTCCAACTATGTCCAAAGGGAGGATAGGAGCAAAGGAGCCCAAGAAGGAGAGTGTCACAGGGAGGGGTCGTCTTACTGTGAGGAGGACTAGGGCTTGTGGTGGAGCAAGGTCTGTGGTGACCCAAGAGGAGGCACAGCAGCCAGGAGAGGAGACGATGGACCTGACAACCCTAAACTCTGGAGAGAGCAACTCAAGAGGTTCATTAAGAAATATTAATTCAAATTTCCTGATTAGTTCTGAAATGCCAGTGTTGACTCAACATCACTATGTTGTTTGGTCACATCCAGGAAGTGAGAATGCACAGGAAGGGTCAGTGGCAGGAAGTGACACAATGCCAGCAGAGTCCTTGCAGTCATTGGAGGATTGGTAAAGTTGAATAGTTTGCTTCATGCACAACTCCTTGGATGTATTTGTTGTTGAAATCATAATCAACTCAACCTTATGGTGATCTAAGTTTTCATAGGCGGCTACCTATGGAATGTAATGATCATGACGATGATAAGGAGCACAACCCAGACAACATCACTGGAGAGAAGGATGTCCCTTCACCCGGCAGGTTTTAATTGCACAGTTTAATAATCTAAGAAGGAAATACATGTGAATGAACATGTTGGAAAAATGTATGAGCACTTTGTTGAACTTCATAGTGATATAACTGTAGTACACGAGAACCTGAAGGGGGACACAGAGTACAGCA harbors:
- the LOC110524366 gene encoding leupaxin isoform X1 produces the protein MDDLVNHRRLSLLRDRWIPDVVDGSHYQPNYLFLEELAFNSTGPESSQKKERDTANTYGQVPKVCSVGLHPRKGKEPDSTNVYSELPAPMEAGLLSPRSASRELDSIMDELLLDLEMGLPDPSPSTPPPLVQKSVKKKQIGEKKEMDDTQVKDESTNSPKTSDLERKASTHGKTDTIDDLLGGLSSDMEKMGVHTTAKGHCASCGKVIVGKMITALGQVWHPEHFVCVVCTAELGTIGFFEREGKAYCEKDYQHLFSPRCSYCKGPILKNILTAMDCTWHPEHFFCSHCGECFGPEGFLEKDGKPYCHRDFYHLFAPKCSGCGEPVKENFLTAANGTWHPNCFVCSDCLKSFPDGCFLELDGRPLCSLHFHSRQDTLCGGCGEPISGCCISAMERKFHPEHFVCAFCLRKLSQGEFKEQAGKPYCSACHTKLFV
- the LOC110524366 gene encoding leupaxin isoform X2, with translation MDDLDLFLEELAFNSTGPESSQKKERDTANTYGQVPKVCSVGLHPRKGKEPDSTNVYSELPAPMEAGLLSPRSASRELDSIMDELLLDLEMGLPDPSPSTPPPLVQKSVKKKQIGEKKEMDDTQVKDESTNSPKTSDLERKASTHGKTDTIDDLLGGLSSDMEKMGVHTTAKGHCASCGKVIVGKMITALGQVWHPEHFVCVVCTAELGTIGFFEREGKAYCEKDYQHLFSPRCSYCKGPILKNILTAMDCTWHPEHFFCSHCGECFGPEGFLEKDGKPYCHRDFYHLFAPKCSGCGEPVKENFLTAANGTWHPNCFVCSDCLKSFPDGCFLELDGRPLCSLHFHSRQDTLCGGCGEPISGCCISAMERKFHPEHFVCAFCLRKLSQGEFKEQAGKPYCSACHTKLFV
- the LOC110524366 gene encoding leupaxin isoform X3, with product MDSELPAPMEAGLLSPRSASRELDSIMDELLLDLEMGLPDPSPSTPPPLVQKSVKKKQIGEKKEMDDTQVKDESTNSPKTSDLERKASTHGKTDTIDDLLGGLSSDMEKMGVHTTAKGHCASCGKVIVGKMITALGQVWHPEHFVCVVCTAELGTIGFFEREGKAYCEKDYQHLFSPRCSYCKGPILKNILTAMDCTWHPEHFFCSHCGECFGPEGFLEKDGKPYCHRDFYHLFAPKCSGCGEPVKENFLTAANGTWHPNCFVCSDCLKSFPDGCFLELDGRPLCSLHFHSRQDTLCGGCGEPISGCCISAMERKFHPEHFVCAFCLRKLSQGEFKEQAGKPYCSACHTKLFV
- the LOC110524366 gene encoding leupaxin isoform X4, with protein sequence MEAGLLSPRSASRELDSIMDELLLDLEMGLPDPSPSTPPPLVQKSVKKKQIGEKKEMDDTQVKDESTNSPKTSDLERKASTHGKTDTIDDLLGGLSSDMEKMGVHTTAKGHCASCGKVIVGKMITALGQVWHPEHFVCVVCTAELGTIGFFEREGKAYCEKDYQHLFSPRCSYCKGPILKNILTAMDCTWHPEHFFCSHCGECFGPEGFLEKDGKPYCHRDFYHLFAPKCSGCGEPVKENFLTAANGTWHPNCFVCSDCLKSFPDGCFLELDGRPLCSLHFHSRQDTLCGGCGEPISGCCISAMERKFHPEHFVCAFCLRKLSQGEFKEQAGKPYCSACHTKLFV
- the znf692 gene encoding zinc finger protein 692 isoform X3; its protein translation is MEQMNDPLTMVSESTPDTIRQQRRRELDARRSKSRVRLGSCLQSWGQLKNHLGFSLHSELANYLLQSYFSKVCAKCSDNMKGDTTALVTSRESLHHLALLVHTHGQQCPFPPTLQSDTAREKQAADTEGSQSKGEAVKQRTGPKHLPPQTGVKDCSSPEDGLSPCALGKEMREPPDVLEAELCLHYVCEGGHLLSWQPSQSDCDEKRGAGEREGEIVEGDITPAGPTMSKGRIGAKEPKKESVTGRGRLTVRRTRACGGARSVVTQEEAQQPGEETMDLTTLNSGESNSRGSENAQEGSVAGSDTMPAESLQSLEDWRLPMECNDHDDDKEHNPDNITGEKDVPSPGRPEPADNVSQIVSKKKRKTTPKAILPCEFDGCGKIFSSRQYLNHHMKYQHFHQRTFTCSHTPCGKSFNFKKHLKEHEKLHSNQRDFICEFCARAFRTNSHLLIHRRIHTGEKPIQCEVCGFTCRQKASLNWHMKKHDAESSYQFPCEVCGRRFEKSYNLTAHHRKSHPD
- the znf692 gene encoding zinc finger protein 692 isoform X1 → MEQMNDPLTMVSESTPDTIRQQRRRELDARRSKSRVRLGSCLQSWGQLKNHLGFSLHSELANYLLQSYFSKVCAKCSDNMKGDTTALVTSRESLHHLALLVHTHGQQCPFPPTLQSDTAREKQAADTEGSQSKGEAVKQRTGPKHLPPQTGVKDCSSPEDGLSPCALGKEMREPPDVLEAELCLHYVCEGGHLLSWQPSQSDCDEKRGAGEREGEIVEGDITPAGPTMSKGRIGAKEPKKESVTGRGRLTVRRTRACGGARSVVTQEEAQQPGEETMDLTTLNSGESNSRGSENAQEGSVAGSDTMPAESLQSLEDCFHRRLPMECNDHDDDKEHNPDNITGEKDVPSPGRPEPADNVSQIVSKKKRKTTPKAILPCEFDGCGKIFSSRQYLNHHMKYQHFHQRTFTCSHTPCGKSFNFKKHLKEHEKLHSNQRDFICEFCARAFRTNSHLLIHRRIHTGEKPIQCEVCGFTCRQKASLNWHMKKHDAESSYQFPCEVCGRRFEKSYNLTAHHRKSHPD
- the znf692 gene encoding zinc finger protein 692 isoform X2 is translated as MNDPLTMVSESTPDTIRQQRRRELDARRSKSRVRLGSCLQSWGQLKNHLGFSLHSELANYLLQSYFSKVCAKCSDNMKGDTTALVTSRESLHHLALLVHTHGQQCPFPPTLQSDTAREKQAADTEGSQSKGEAVKQRTGPKHLPPQTGVKDCSSPEDGLSPCALGKEMREPPDVLEAELCLHYVCEGGHLLSWQPSQSDCDEKRGAGEREGEIVEGDITPAGPTMSKGRIGAKEPKKESVTGRGRLTVRRTRACGGARSVVTQEEAQQPGEETMDLTTLNSGESNSRGSENAQEGSVAGSDTMPAESLQSLEDCFHRRLPMECNDHDDDKEHNPDNITGEKDVPSPGRPEPADNVSQIVSKKKRKTTPKAILPCEFDGCGKIFSSRQYLNHHMKYQHFHQRTFTCSHTPCGKSFNFKKHLKEHEKLHSNQRDFICEFCARAFRTNSHLLIHRRIHTGEKPIQCEVCGFTCRQKASLNWHMKKHDAESSYQFPCEVCGRRFEKSYNLTAHHRKSHPD